The genomic DNA CCCGTCGGCGCGGATGCTGCCGGGGCCGAAGGCGTCGTCGTCGGTGGGCAGGCGCTTCATCATCGCCACGGTCTCGCGGCCGGAGGCCTTGGCCTTCTCGACGCCAAGTTCCTTCACCGCCTTGAGGTAGTGCAGCAGGCCGGAATAGTCCCCCGCCTGGCTCATGTTCGGGAAGGTGCCGGCGGGCAGCTTCGGCCGGATACGCTCCATGAAGGCGCGGGTGCGGTCGTTCAGGTCCCAGTAGAAGGTCTCGGTGAGCGTCAGCCCCTTGGCCACCGGCAGCCCCATGCCGAGCACGTCGGTGACGTAGCCGACCATCGCCGCCATGCGCACGCCGCCGCGCGACAGGCCGAATTCCTGCGCCTGCTTCAGGCAGTTGATCAGGTCCGTGCCGGAATTGGCGAAGGCGATGACATTGGCGCCGCTGCGCCGCGCCTGCAGCAGGAAGGAGGTGAAGTCCGTGGTGCTGCCATAGGGATAGCGCACGGAGCCCAGCACCTTGCCGCCCGCGCCCTCGACGAAGCGCGTCGCATCCGCCTGCGCGGCATGGCCGAAGGCATAGTCGGCGGTGACGAAGAACCACTTGTCGCCGCCGGTCTTCACCAGGCTGGTGGCGGTGGAATGCGCCAGGCACCAGGAATCCCAGGACCAGTGCAGCGTGTTGGCGGAACAGGCCTTGCCGGTCAGGTCGGAACTGCCGGCGGAGGTGACGATGGAGACCTTGTCGCGCGCCTCCACCAGATCCTTGGCGCCCAGCGCCACGGAGCTGTTGCCGACATTGGTCAGCACGTCCACGCCACCCTGGTCGAACCACTGGCGGATGATGGAAAGGCCGATATCGGCCTTGTTCTGGTGGTCGGCCACCAGAAGCTCGACGCGGATCCCCGGGTTCTGCGCGGTGAACTCGTCGATCGCCTGCTGCGCGCAGGCGACGCTGGTGGGGCCCTCCACGTCGCGATAGACGCCCGACATGTCGGTGATGTGGCCGACCCGGATCGTGCTGGCCGCCTGCGCGCGGGATGGCCCCGCCGCCAGCATGGCGGCCGCCGCGAGGCCGGAGGCCAGGATGTCACGCCTGTTCCACTGCATCTTGTCCGTTTCCCTGTTCTTGTCGTGGTTGTCGTTGCTGCCTCCGGCGCCGCTCAGTGCACGGCGCCGGCCGTTTCCCGCCCCGGGCGGGCAGCCTCCGCCGGTGCCACGTCGCGCCCCGCCAGGTGGTGGCCCAGCACGTAGCCGAAGGTCAGGTGCGGCCCGAGGGTGATGCCCGCGCCGGGATAGTTGCCGCCCATGATGCTGGCCGCGTCGTTGCCCAGCGCGTAGAGGCCGGGGACCGGCCGCCCTTCCTCGCCCAGCACGCGGCAGGCGGCATCGGTGCGGATGCCGTTGAAGGTGCCGAGGTCGCCGACATACAGCTTCACCGCGTAGAAGGGGCCGCGCTTCACCGGCGCCACGTTCGGGTTCGGCTTGTGCGCGGGATCGCCGAGGAAGCGGTTGAAGGCCGTGCTGCCGCGGTGGAATTCCGGGTCCTCGCCACGCTCGGCGGCGGTGTTGTAGCGGCGCACCGTTTCCTCCAGCCCGGCCGCGTCGATGCCGGCCTTGTGCGCCAGTTCGGCGAGCGTCGCGCCCTTCAGGAGATAGCCGCTGCGCGTGTAGAGGGAGAGCGGCATCGGCGCCGGCTTGGCGAAGCCCAGCCCGTACTTGCGGATCGTGGCATGGTCGGCGATCAGCCATGCCGCGGTCTCGCGCTCGCCCTCGCAGGTGCGCTGCATGGCGGCGCCGACATCGTGGTAGCTGTTGGACTCGTTGCAGAAGCGCTGTCCGTGGCGGTTCACCGCGATGATGCCGGGCTTGTAGCGGTCCACCAGATGCGGGAAGACGCCGGTCCTGCCGCCGCCGAGCGGCACCTTGGAGACGGGAATCCAGGCGGCGGCCTCGGGATAGTCGGTGACCATCCCGGCGCCCACCGTCCCGGCCAGGCGCGCGCCGTCGCCGGTATTGCCCGGCGGCGCGGGCGAGACATGCTCGCCGCCGCGCTTCACATGGCGGAACTCCTCCCCGGTGCGTTCCGGGTTGCGCGGATAGCCGCCCGCGGCCAGCACCACGCCGCGCCGCGCCAGCACGCGCACCGGCCCTTCCGCGCCCTGCACCACCGCGCCGGTGACGCGCCCGCCCTCGCGCAGCAGCTCGCGCGCCGGGCTGTCCGTCCAGATCGGGATGCCGAGGTCGAGCGCCGACTTCGCCAGACGGGCCGCCAGCGCGTTGCCGGCGGTGAGCTGCACGCCGCGGCGATGGGTGGCGAGGTCCTTGAAGTGGCTGGCGAGCCGCTTCGCCACATAGGCGGCGGAAACGGGCGAACGCGTGACGTTGAAGAAGTGCTTCAGGTCCGCGTTCGAGGAGTTGAACATCATGCCGAGGAAGGTAATCGTGCGCAGCGGCGGCCGCAGACGGGCCAGTTCCTTGCCGAGGCGGCGCGCGTCATAGGGCGCGGCCACCACGGAGCGGCCCACCGCCACGCCGCCCTCCACATCGGGGTGGTAGTCTGGATAGTCGGTGGCGACGAAGCGGACCTCAGTGTCCTCGCCGAAGAACTCGATCATGCGCGGCCCGTTCTCCAGGAAGACCTCGGCCTTCTCCGCGTCGAAACGGTTGCCCGCCTCGTGGCGCAGATAGGTACGCGCTGCCTCCTTCGTGTCCGCGATGCCGCGCGCCTTCGCCTGCGGGTTGCCGGGGATCCAGAGCACGCCGCCGGAGAAGGCCATGGTGCCGCCGAAGAAAGGCTCCTTCTCCACCACCAGCACGTCGAGGCCGAGCTTGCGCGCCGTGACGGCGGTGGAAAGCCCGCCGGCACCGGCGCCGATCACCAGGACGTCGCATTCGACGCTGCGCTGCGGGGAGGAGGTTTCGCGGGAAGAGGACATGGCAAGGGCGTTCCTGGCCTTGGGCCACGCGGGGCGGCCGTGCAGGGGCGATCACCGGTCCCACCACATCGCGGGATGGGCGGAAGGGCGGCGGGCGGAAAGGGGTGCCGGGCAGGACGGGCCGGAAGAGACGGCTCCGCGTCGTGGGGCGGGGGCTTCTAGCCGGGTGGGCCGGGGGGCATGGCGTTCGTTCCTCCTGAACCGCGCCTTCGTCCTGGCCAGGGGGCCATCGGGGCGCTTGCCTGATCCGGAAGCTAGCGGAGGCGGCTGTCCGTCATCCATGGACACAACCCGGTCATGCTTGCACTTTTCCCGGCCCTTCTCCGGCGGCGGTGCGGCGCGCCGGGAAGGAAGTGGGAGGAAGGCCATGGGGGCGAAGACCCCGGACATCGAGCGCTTCGCTCTCTATGGCGAAAGGCTGGAAGGCAGCGAGGTCCGCTTCCTGCACCTGGAGATGATCCACGAGCGCAGCGGCGCGCATGGCTGGACCATCGCCCCGCATGCCCATTCCGGCCTGCACCAGATCCTGCTCGTCGAGGTCGGCGGCGGCCATATGCGGGCCGAG from Roseomonas gilardii includes the following:
- a CDS encoding ABC transporter substrate-binding protein, with protein sequence MQWNRRDILASGLAAAAMLAAGPSRAQAASTIRVGHITDMSGVYRDVEGPTSVACAQQAIDEFTAQNPGIRVELLVADHQNKADIGLSIIRQWFDQGGVDVLTNVGNSSVALGAKDLVEARDKVSIVTSAGSSDLTGKACSANTLHWSWDSWCLAHSTATSLVKTGGDKWFFVTADYAFGHAAQADATRFVEGAGGKVLGSVRYPYGSTTDFTSFLLQARRSGANVIAFANSGTDLINCLKQAQEFGLSRGGVRMAAMVGYVTDVLGMGLPVAKGLTLTETFYWDLNDRTRAFMERIRPKLPAGTFPNMSQAGDYSGLLHYLKAVKELGVEKAKASGRETVAMMKRLPTDDDAFGPGSIRADGRKIHPAYLFQVKPPEESRQVGDIYKLVSTVGAEEAFRPIADGGCPITRS
- a CDS encoding FAD-dependent oxidoreductase, yielding MSSSRETSSPQRSVECDVLVIGAGAGGLSTAVTARKLGLDVLVVEKEPFFGGTMAFSGGVLWIPGNPQAKARGIADTKEAARTYLRHEAGNRFDAEKAEVFLENGPRMIEFFGEDTEVRFVATDYPDYHPDVEGGVAVGRSVVAAPYDARRLGKELARLRPPLRTITFLGMMFNSSNADLKHFFNVTRSPVSAAYVAKRLASHFKDLATHRRGVQLTAGNALAARLAKSALDLGIPIWTDSPARELLREGGRVTGAVVQGAEGPVRVLARRGVVLAAGGYPRNPERTGEEFRHVKRGGEHVSPAPPGNTGDGARLAGTVGAGMVTDYPEAAAWIPVSKVPLGGGRTGVFPHLVDRYKPGIIAVNRHGQRFCNESNSYHDVGAAMQRTCEGERETAAWLIADHATIRKYGLGFAKPAPMPLSLYTRSGYLLKGATLAELAHKAGIDAAGLEETVRRYNTAAERGEDPEFHRGSTAFNRFLGDPAHKPNPNVAPVKRGPFYAVKLYVGDLGTFNGIRTDAACRVLGEEGRPVPGLYALGNDAASIMGGNYPGAGITLGPHLTFGYVLGHHLAGRDVAPAEAARPGRETAGAVH